Within the Burkholderia ubonensis genome, the region CGACGAGATCGGCGAGGTCGAGATCAATCCGGCCGACCTGCGGATCGACACGTTCCGCGCGTCCGGCGCGGGCGGCCAGCACATCAACAAGACCGACTCGGCGGTGCGCGTCACGCACCTGCCGACCGGCATCGTCGTCGAGTGCCAGGACGACCGTTCGCAGCACAAGAACAAGGATCGTGCGCTGAAGGTGTTGGCCGCGCGGATCAAGGACAAGCAGTATCACGAGCAGCACGCGAAGGAAGCCGCGACGCGCAAGAGCCTGATCGGCTCCGGCGACCGCTCCGAACGGATCCGCACGTACAACTTCCCGCAGGGCCGGATGACCGATCACCGGATCAACCTGACGCTCTACAGGCTCGAAGCGATCATGGACGGCGACCTCGACGAGCTGATCGCCGCGCTCGTCAGCGAGCACCAGGCCGAGCAGCTCGCGTCGCTCGGCGACGCCGACTGAGGCCCTCGAGATGTGCGCCACGACCGCCCTCGACCTGCTGCGCGCGTCGCCGCTCGACCCGGTCGACGCGCGCGTGCTGCTCGCCTACGCGCTCGGCTGGACGCGCACGCAGCTGATCACGCGCGGCGACGAGCCGCTCGACGCGGCCGCCGTCGAACGCTATCTGGCGCTCGAGGCGCGCCGCGCCGCCGGCGAGCCGGTCGCGCAGCTGGTCGGCATGCGCGAATTCTTCGGGCGGCCGTTCGACGTCACGCCCGACGTGCTGATTCCGCGCCCGGAAACCGAATTGCTCGTCGAAGCGGCGCTCGACGCGATCGACGGGATCCCGCATCCGGCCGTGCTCGATCTCGGCACCGGCAGCGGCGCGATCGCGGTGTCGATCGCGGCCGAGCGGCCCGATGCGCGCGTGTGGGCGCTCGACCGCTCGGGCGAAGCGCTCGCCGTCGCGCGGCGCAACGCGGACAAGCTGCTCGACGCGCACCGCCCCGGCGGGCCGCTGCATTGGCTGCAAAGCGACTGGTACGCGGCGCTCGATCCGGCGCTCGCGTTCGACGCGATCGTCAGCAACCCGCCGTACATCGCGCAGCACGACCCGCACCTGTCGCAGGGCGACCTGCGCTTCGAGCCGCGCGGCGCGCTCACCGACGACGCGGACGGCCTCACCGCGATCCGCGCGATCGTCGCCGGCGCCGGCGCGCGCCTGAAGCCGGGCGGCACGCTGTGGATCGAGCACGGCTACGATCAGGCCGAAGCGGTGCGCGCGCTGCTTGCCGCGCATGGCTTCGTCGCGGTCGAATCGCTCGCCGATCTCGCCGCGATCGAGCGCACGACGGGCGGCCGGCGGCCCGGCTGATGCGTGCCCAGGCCCGGCCCGCCCGGTTGAAATCCGCTATCATTTCCTTCTAACGCCCCGCTAACGCAAGGTCAGTCATGGACACCCAACAACGTATCAAGCAAATCGTCGACGAAAACCAGGTCGTGCTCTTCATGAAGGGCACCGCGCAATTCCCGATGTGCGGCTTCTCGGGCCGCGCAGTCCAGGTGCTGAAGGCCTGCGGCGTCGACCAGTTCAAGACGGTCAACGTCCTCGAAGATGAAGAAATCCGCCAGGGCATCAAGGAATTCTCGAACTGGCCGACCATCCCGCAGCTGTACGTGAAGGGCGAGTTCGTCGGCGGATCGGACATCATGATGGAGATGTAC harbors:
- the prmC gene encoding peptide chain release factor N(5)-glutamine methyltransferase, producing MCATTALDLLRASPLDPVDARVLLAYALGWTRTQLITRGDEPLDAAAVERYLALEARRAAGEPVAQLVGMREFFGRPFDVTPDVLIPRPETELLVEAALDAIDGIPHPAVLDLGTGSGAIAVSIAAERPDARVWALDRSGEALAVARRNADKLLDAHRPGGPLHWLQSDWYAALDPALAFDAIVSNPPYIAQHDPHLSQGDLRFEPRGALTDDADGLTAIRAIVAGAGARLKPGGTLWIEHGYDQAEAVRALLAAHGFVAVESLADLAAIERTTGGRRPG
- the grxD gene encoding Grx4 family monothiol glutaredoxin, which produces MDTQQRIKQIVDENQVVLFMKGTAQFPMCGFSGRAVQVLKACGVDQFKTVNVLEDEEIRQGIKEFSNWPTIPQLYVKGEFVGGSDIMMEMYQSGELQQLFAAA